The Corynebacterium halotolerans YIM 70093 = DSM 44683 region CTCGTCCGGCAGGACCGTCATGTCCGCACGCAGGCGCATCCGGGGCACCGTGTCCACCGCGATGTCCAGTCCGCTCAACTGTGGCGCGAAACGGTGCAGGATGGGGCCGTAGGCCTCGAGGACGGCGATGTCGAAGGACTGCCGCCGACTGCGGTGACGCGGGGCGGCCGTCGGCAGGAGGGGGCCACGCGAGCCGCGTCCGTGACGGTTCCGGAAGGGTCGGATGTGCCGGATGGTCATGAAATCCACCTTAGAGCCCCGGGCGCGGGGGGTTGTGGGGACGCGCCGCGACTGTTCAAATCTCAAGCGGGGGTTTAGACTTTGACGCTGTGAGTAACTTTCGTCGTTGTTCCCGGCCCGGCTGCGGCAAGCCCGCCGTGGCCACGTTGACCTACGCCTACGCCGAGTCCACCGCCGTGGTCGGACCGCTCGCGCCCGCCGCCGAGCCGCACAGCTGGGACCTGTGCGACCGGCACGCCGAGAAGATCACGGCCCCGCTGGGCTGGGAGATGCTGCGCGTCAACCACATCGAGATCGACGACGACGAGGACCTGACCGCACTGGCCGAGGCCGTCCGGGAGGCCGGCCGCGTGACCAGCGGTCTGGTCGAGGACGACCACGACTTCGACGAGTTCGTCAACCCGGAGGATCCGGCCGACCCGGTCAGTTCCAACCACCCG contains the following coding sequences:
- a CDS encoding metallopeptidase family protein, producing MTIRHIRPFRNRHGRGSRGPLLPTAAPRHRSRRQSFDIAVLEAYGPILHRFAPQLSGLDIAVDTVPRMRLRADMTVLPDEIIADGPVPLGRVIPAGIDPEGRPTRARLVLFRMPIEQRTETTHERQELLTTILTALVANYLNLDPSDIDPDFQW
- a CDS encoding DUF3499 domain-containing protein — its product is MSNFRRCSRPGCGKPAVATLTYAYAESTAVVGPLAPAAEPHSWDLCDRHAEKITAPLGWEMLRVNHIEIDDDEDLTALAEAVREAGRVTSGLVEDDHDFDEFVNPEDPADPVSSNHPVLRTKRVAEAKELRRGHLRLVTDNTVDDGDVPGTGEGVDDPHTPGSPDSPR